The candidate division WOR-3 bacterium genome contains a region encoding:
- a CDS encoding glycosyltransferase family 4 protein yields the protein MKICFLTHNYPRYEGDYSGFFIKDLALSLSMRGHVIKVLTPHAEGSAFQEKIAGVDIIRFVYGNKEDIAYTGNMHGLILNPSKLCQFLQYFKSSFSHTRRIIQSCDVLHVNWMVPSGLIASLIPSKKKIITLHGTDVRILSNSIFPFFAKNLLDRYLLTTTVSDFLRDEINKWGYSGEKLVVPMTGNLDCFINFEKEIKTKPVNFLTVSRLSKQKNVEVVLKSMRLLKMENFEFKYTIVGDGEDRQRLENLSKSLSLGDEVIFTGSVQRERVRDFLKANDVFILPSFKEGFGISALEAMFSGLALVVAKSGSLVGFVEDGKCGYFFDPFSWQDCVRVLKNVILDEESTKKIARQGRQKAVDSFSFDIQIDLWERTYAKINALK from the coding sequence ATGAAAATTTGTTTCCTCACACATAATTATCCGAGATACGAAGGTGACTATTCCGGTTTTTTTATTAAAGATCTCGCTTTGTCTCTTTCAATGAGAGGACATGTTATCAAAGTTTTGACACCTCATGCTGAAGGCTCAGCTTTTCAAGAAAAAATTGCGGGTGTGGATATTATCAGGTTTGTTTATGGAAACAAAGAAGATATAGCATACACTGGCAACATGCATGGACTTATTCTCAATCCCAGTAAACTATGCCAGTTCTTACAGTATTTTAAAAGTTCATTTTCGCATACTAGAAGGATAATCCAATCTTGCGATGTCCTTCATGTGAATTGGATGGTGCCCTCAGGATTAATTGCTTCATTAATCCCGTCTAAAAAAAAGATAATAACTCTTCACGGCACAGATGTGAGAATTCTCTCAAATTCTATTTTCCCTTTTTTCGCAAAAAACCTTCTTGATAGATACCTTTTGACGACAACAGTATCAGATTTCCTTAGAGACGAAATAAACAAATGGGGTTATTCCGGGGAAAAATTGGTTGTTCCAATGACTGGAAATTTGGATTGTTTTATAAATTTTGAAAAAGAGATAAAAACAAAACCAGTCAATTTTTTGACAGTTTCCAGGTTATCAAAACAAAAAAATGTCGAAGTCGTACTCAAATCCATGCGTTTGTTGAAAATGGAAAATTTCGAGTTTAAATATACGATAGTAGGCGATGGAGAAGACAGGCAAAGATTAGAAAACTTGTCGAAATCGCTGTCTTTAGGTGATGAAGTTATTTTTACAGGCAGTGTTCAAAGGGAGAGAGTTAGAGATTTTTTAAAAGCGAATGACGTTTTTATTTTGCCCTCGTTTAAGGAAGGTTTTGGCATATCAGCATTAGAAGCTATGTTTTCGGGATTAGCGCTAGTAGTTGCAAAATCAGGCTCTCTTGTAGGCTTCGTGGAAGATGGAAAGTGCGGATACTTCTTTGATCCGTTTTCTTGGCAGGATTGTGTTCGGGTTCTGAAAAATGTAATTTTAGATGAAGAAAGCACAAAAAAAATCGCCCGTCAGGGAAGACAAAAAGCTGTAGATTCATTTTCTTTTGATATACAAATAGATTTATGGGAGAGAACATACGCCAAGATAAACGCACTGAAATGA
- a CDS encoding polyprenol monophosphomannose synthase yields MKALVIVPTYNEIENVEKIIERILQQDNRLEILIVDDNSPDKTGDRVLDLSKTQPRIHLKRRPEKLGLGTAYVEGFKWAIKNNYDCVFEMDADFSHDPAMLPFFLEEIKNYDLVIGSRYIKGVSVINWPMSRLILSYFANKYASLVTGCPIKDLTGGFKCFRKEALESLDLNRIHSDGYSFQIEIDFKVYSKGLRVKEIPIIFSDRTEGKSKMSKKIIWEAIFMVWRLRLAKLFRTL; encoded by the coding sequence ATGAAAGCCCTCGTAATCGTCCCGACATACAACGAGATTGAGAATGTTGAAAAAATAATTGAGAGAATTCTCCAGCAGGATAACAGGCTTGAAATCCTCATCGTGGATGATAATTCTCCTGACAAAACAGGAGACAGAGTACTCGACCTCAGCAAAACTCAACCGAGAATCCATCTGAAAAGACGCCCTGAAAAGTTAGGCCTCGGAACCGCTTACGTCGAAGGCTTTAAATGGGCGATTAAAAATAATTATGACTGCGTTTTCGAAATGGACGCTGATTTTTCTCACGACCCCGCCATGTTGCCTTTTTTTTTAGAAGAGATCAAAAACTACGACCTTGTGATCGGCTCAAGGTACATAAAAGGCGTAAGTGTCATTAACTGGCCAATGAGCAGGTTGATTTTGAGTTATTTCGCAAATAAATACGCTTCTTTAGTGACCGGATGCCCAATTAAAGATCTGACCGGAGGGTTCAAGTGCTTCAGAAAAGAAGCTCTTGAATCGCTTGACTTAAACCGAATACATTCTGATGGATACTCTTTCCAAATTGAAATTGACTTCAAGGTGTATTCAAAAGGTTTGAGGGTGAAAGAAATTCCGATCATATTTTCAGACCGGACAGAAGGAAAAAGCAAGATGTCGAAAAAAATCATCTGGGAAGCGATTTTCATGGTCTGGAGGCTCAGACTCGCAAAATTGTTCAGAACCTTATGA
- a CDS encoding sugar transferase — MFFAETSYQTVLQRFQRLPWVTPLICVLWAFFLNSFGTYPNTETRKTWELLGPVLKSIATSGSILGLFFFLTKSYIQSRAAFILFILANIVMIVFNRFILLKIRNKVLKLNIIIITDDLQNRNLEKVIRKNLSVGKKILETIKVTKGMSTENLQNVFKKISFGTVDWIVVGLGPENRVHIEPLVTFCEEKGVPTSLLIDLSVKPKISWLKVEEISGLPFFTFYTTTGRIWGLIMKDIIDKTLGILGLILTSPLLILTGFAIKLSSPGKAIFSQTRCGLNGKTFKMLKFRTMREGSEELLPSLLEKNLVKGFAFKHPKDPRITKLGKFLRRWSLDELPQLINIVKGDMSFVGPRPPLPEEVNLYQNWQKRKLSMKPGLTCLWQIRGRNKILDFDKWVKMDLEYIDNWSLWLDIKIMIQTFPAIVSGMGAY; from the coding sequence ATGTTTTTCGCCGAGACATCTTATCAGACAGTTCTTCAGCGGTTTCAAAGACTTCCTTGGGTCACTCCCTTGATCTGTGTTTTGTGGGCGTTTTTTTTAAACTCTTTCGGAACTTACCCGAATACCGAGACACGCAAAACATGGGAACTCTTAGGGCCTGTTCTTAAATCAATAGCTACATCCGGGAGCATACTGGGCCTTTTTTTCTTCCTGACCAAATCTTATATTCAAAGCAGAGCGGCTTTTATATTGTTTATTTTAGCCAACATCGTGATGATTGTATTCAACAGGTTTATTTTGTTGAAGATAAGAAACAAAGTTTTAAAACTGAACATAATCATAATAACTGACGATCTGCAAAACAGAAACCTCGAAAAGGTAATAAGAAAGAACCTTTCAGTTGGGAAAAAAATCCTTGAAACCATAAAAGTCACCAAAGGGATGAGCACTGAAAATTTACAGAATGTTTTCAAAAAAATAAGTTTTGGCACCGTCGACTGGATAGTTGTGGGACTGGGTCCGGAAAATCGTGTTCATATAGAACCCCTGGTCACGTTTTGCGAAGAAAAAGGAGTCCCAACCTCCTTATTGATCGATCTATCTGTCAAACCGAAAATTTCCTGGCTTAAAGTCGAAGAGATATCAGGCTTACCGTTCTTCACATTTTACACAACTACGGGAAGAATCTGGGGACTGATAATGAAAGATATTATAGATAAAACACTCGGTATTCTCGGGCTCATTCTGACTTCACCTTTGCTGATTCTTACTGGTTTTGCTATAAAGCTGTCTTCACCCGGTAAAGCTATATTCAGCCAGACTCGATGCGGTTTAAACGGGAAAACATTCAAGATGCTGAAGTTCAGAACTATGCGCGAAGGTTCTGAGGAACTTCTGCCATCTCTTCTTGAAAAAAACCTCGTTAAGGGATTCGCTTTCAAACATCCCAAAGACCCGAGAATCACTAAACTTGGGAAATTTCTAAGAAGGTGGAGCCTTGACGAGCTTCCACAGTTGATAAACATCGTAAAAGGCGACATGAGTTTTGTTGGCCCGCGTCCGCCTCTGCCGGAAGAAGTAAATTTGTATCAAAACTGGCAGAAAAGAAAACTATCGATGAAGCCGGGTTTGACCTGCCTATGGCAGATAAGAGGCAGAAACAAAATACTTGATTTCGATAAATGGGTTAAAATGGACTTGGAATACATTGACAATTGGTCTTTGTGGCTTGATATTAAAATAATGATACAGACGTTCCCTGCAATAGTCAGTGGGATGGGCGCTTACTAA
- a CDS encoding ABC transporter ATP-binding protein, producing MNENIVKAEKIVKDFESGSQIIKVLNGVDFVLRSGEIIAVEGPSGSGKTTFLHILGTLERPSSGELFLAEKNVKEFSDRALSGLRNRSIGFVFQFHNLISELTAIENAMIPMLVAGKKKNEARQKAEEMLVKVGLSQRLNHHPSQLSGGEKQRVAIARALANSPKVVLADEPTGNLDAITASSVLNIFLELAKNDNCGVIIVTHNPGVSSKCDKILRLNQGILQ from the coding sequence ATGAATGAAAACATCGTCAAAGCCGAAAAAATCGTAAAAGATTTCGAAAGCGGATCACAGATAATTAAAGTTCTCAACGGGGTAGATTTTGTCCTAAGGAGTGGAGAAATAATTGCTGTCGAAGGTCCTTCAGGAAGCGGAAAAACTACATTTCTACACATACTCGGAACTCTCGAAAGACCTTCTTCGGGAGAGTTGTTTCTCGCTGAAAAAAACGTAAAAGAATTCAGCGACAGAGCCCTGTCTGGCTTGAGAAACAGATCAATAGGCTTTGTGTTTCAATTTCACAACCTCATTTCTGAATTGACCGCGATAGAAAACGCAATGATTCCGATGCTCGTCGCGGGAAAAAAGAAAAATGAAGCCAGGCAAAAAGCCGAGGAAATGCTCGTGAAAGTAGGCCTTTCTCAAAGATTAAACCATCATCCTTCTCAACTTTCAGGCGGTGAGAAACAACGAGTCGCGATAGCGAGAGCCCTGGCAAACTCACCAAAGGTTGTTCTCGCGGATGAACCAACCGGAAACCTCGACGCGATAACCGCTTCCTCGGTTTTGAACATATTTCTCGAATTGGCGAAAAATGACAATTGCGGGGTTATCATAGTCACCCACAACCCCGGTGTTAGTTCCAAATGCGATAAAATCCTGCGTTTAAATCAAGGAATTCTGCAATAG
- a CDS encoding YfhO family protein: MPNMKKNGKKKIINDISWKIAFPILFILLLIAFWKILIPGRILDCGDQLMGIPFKIFAAENLRSGDFLPKWNPFLFGGFPYIGGMHGDVLFPSAFLRIIFSPEYVIALVFFIHFFIAGIFSYLFAKQLGAGGIESLVVAIMYMFSGIIISQVNPGHDGKVIVEALTPGVLFFISKGIKTKRILPFLFAGGLLSLCLISPNVQLTYYLMLGSFVWFLSESIGTNGKNWREYLKDFSFAFAGLSLGLAISAAQFIPFLEYSSISPRQAGRGWDFAISWSMHPNEFFDVMFRGFSGLKENYWGQNPFKLHTEYMGFSVFLIAVLSFFAREKKDLRRALTLLSIAIFFLLVSFGGHTPFYKPFYLIIPGFKNFRAPSISFFMFTVCLIGLASLGFKQLKENKKAHIILTYAALIFLALILISPAFYQILASHSQKSDIAYSYKPEFQKSLILSIMALILTFSCAFFAVKKSEKKFFFVGILALIVYFDLSSLTGKFVDHIKNEDGLFLKGSDLYGPDQIITNIKAIDSLARVMPTSYFDLKITQNGVYPVDNHSSDNYLMANRLYSPGGYHGNQIQRYQDLIGLPTTIMFQNGGVLSDNINLCRLLGIKFQPVSKIVFNEISRLIAEEPAKAAQFADMFGVGKTGLIRMSTGKIIDAGNMVLLVDTLALPKIFSVSSFTVTEDDDLCLSMVHDETIDFSQKAILSQDPGIAESFEGKAQITEYSPDRIRADIITQGPSVFIVNDNYAQGWKAYIDGKETPILRANYSLRAVAVPSAGEHELLMIYSPLSVKIGYAITITAVIIWSILTVFSWRKKL, translated from the coding sequence ATGCCAAACATGAAAAAAAACGGAAAAAAGAAAATTATCAATGATATATCCTGGAAAATTGCTTTTCCAATTCTGTTTATTTTGCTTCTTATTGCTTTTTGGAAAATACTGATTCCCGGAAGAATCCTCGACTGCGGAGATCAACTAATGGGAATACCTTTCAAGATTTTCGCGGCAGAAAACCTGCGTTCAGGTGATTTTTTACCCAAATGGAACCCTTTTCTTTTCGGAGGTTTTCCTTATATTGGCGGAATGCACGGAGACGTGTTATTTCCGAGCGCTTTTTTAAGAATAATTTTCTCTCCAGAATACGTAATCGCTCTCGTTTTCTTTATTCACTTTTTTATAGCCGGTATCTTTTCATACCTTTTTGCAAAACAACTCGGCGCTGGAGGGATTGAATCCCTCGTTGTCGCAATAATGTATATGTTTTCCGGGATAATAATATCCCAGGTCAATCCAGGTCATGATGGAAAAGTTATAGTAGAGGCACTGACTCCTGGAGTTTTGTTTTTTATCTCAAAAGGAATCAAAACAAAAAGAATTCTTCCTTTTCTGTTTGCCGGAGGATTATTATCGCTTTGCTTGATATCTCCCAATGTCCAATTGACTTATTATCTGATGTTGGGATCCTTCGTTTGGTTTCTTTCTGAATCAATTGGAACAAACGGAAAAAATTGGAGAGAATACTTAAAAGATTTTTCTTTCGCGTTCGCAGGTCTATCTCTGGGACTTGCGATTTCCGCGGCTCAATTTATACCCTTTCTTGAATACAGCTCAATCTCTCCGCGGCAAGCCGGCAGAGGGTGGGATTTTGCAATAAGCTGGTCGATGCATCCAAATGAATTTTTTGACGTCATGTTCAGAGGTTTTTCAGGGTTGAAAGAGAACTACTGGGGACAAAATCCGTTCAAGCTGCACACTGAATATATGGGCTTCTCTGTCTTTTTAATAGCTGTATTGTCTTTTTTTGCTAGAGAGAAAAAAGATCTGCGAAGGGCTTTAACTCTGTTATCCATTGCAATTTTTTTCCTCTTAGTGTCTTTCGGAGGGCATACTCCCTTTTACAAACCTTTTTATCTTATTATACCAGGATTTAAGAATTTCAGAGCTCCCAGCATTTCTTTCTTTATGTTCACTGTTTGCTTAATAGGACTTGCCTCGCTTGGATTTAAACAGCTAAAAGAAAACAAAAAAGCTCATATCATTCTCACTTATGCAGCGCTGATTTTTCTCGCTTTGATATTAATTTCACCCGCATTTTACCAAATTTTAGCTTCTCATTCCCAAAAATCGGATATTGCCTATTCTTATAAACCTGAATTCCAAAAATCTTTGATACTATCAATAATGGCTTTGATTCTCACGTTTTCCTGCGCTTTTTTTGCGGTAAAAAAAAGCGAAAAAAAGTTTTTCTTTGTTGGGATTCTCGCGTTGATTGTATATTTTGATTTATCTTCACTGACCGGTAAATTCGTCGATCATATAAAAAATGAAGATGGACTTTTTTTAAAAGGTTCAGATCTTTATGGTCCAGATCAAATTATCACAAACATCAAAGCGATCGACTCTCTCGCGAGGGTGATGCCTACATCCTATTTTGATCTGAAAATCACTCAAAACGGAGTCTACCCAGTCGATAATCATTCATCCGATAATTACCTCATGGCAAACCGGTTGTATTCTCCCGGAGGGTACCATGGAAACCAAATCCAAAGGTACCAGGATTTGATAGGACTCCCGACCACTATAATGTTTCAAAACGGCGGCGTTTTGTCGGATAACATAAACCTCTGCAGGCTTCTCGGAATTAAATTCCAACCTGTAAGCAAAATTGTTTTCAACGAGATATCGAGGCTGATCGCTGAAGAGCCTGCAAAAGCAGCTCAGTTTGCTGACATGTTCGGGGTAGGTAAAACAGGCCTTATCAGAATGTCGACCGGGAAAATCATCGACGCGGGTAATATGGTTCTGCTCGTTGACACATTGGCTCTACCGAAAATTTTCTCAGTCAGCTCTTTTACGGTAACAGAAGATGATGATTTATGTCTGTCTATGGTTCACGACGAAACAATAGATTTCTCTCAAAAAGCCATTTTATCGCAAGATCCTGGGATAGCCGAAAGTTTCGAAGGTAAAGCTCAAATAACCGAATATTCTCCGGACAGAATTCGGGCGGACATTATTACCCAAGGGCCCTCCGTTTTCATAGTCAACGACAATTATGCGCAGGGTTGGAAGGCTTACATTGACGGAAAGGAGACTCCAATTCTCAGGGCGAATTATTCCTTGAGAGCCGTCGCTGTTCCTTCTGCCGGAGAACACGAATTGCTGATGATTTACAGCCCTCTATCTGTTAAAATTGGATACGCGATAACTATTACAGCGGTAATTATTTGGTCAATTCTCACGGTTTTCAGTTGGAGGAAGAAATTATGA
- a CDS encoding FtsX-like permease family protein — protein MFYHLMLAKRYLKPPKTNRFQLFITVLSIGGVMVGVATLIAVVSVMNGLHTDIKKKIVGVNAHIIITRGISAPDSCLEEIKRIIYSDDVLKNEVTGVSPFVISKVMVRRKNIIDGVLLRGHDMETGREVTDIEEKIIEGNFLRDPLNEGVIPIVIGNMLAENLEVNTGDVIEIFSVLSSTITPIGPVPKTYKGEVVGIIDAGLYEYNSSWIFMRLPDAQKIMKLENNVTGFQIAVKDMMEVRRLTRRLQDKLGFSYSVQDWLILNKNLFAALKLEKTAMTLVLFMIIVVAAFNIVSTLIMIVIQKTREIGILRSIGMTRFDVMKIFVLQGTVMGFIGTALGVAVGLVICFALGRYEFPIDTDVYVISSLPITVNPLDVLVIALCSMGISFLSAIYPAYRASRLLPVEALRYE, from the coding sequence GTGTTCTACCATCTGATGCTTGCCAAAAGATACCTCAAACCGCCTAAGACAAACAGGTTTCAACTGTTCATAACCGTGTTGTCGATTGGCGGAGTTATGGTTGGGGTCGCCACTCTTATAGCTGTGGTGTCTGTAATGAATGGGCTTCACACAGACATAAAAAAGAAAATAGTCGGCGTGAACGCTCATATTATCATCACCCGAGGCATAAGCGCTCCTGACAGCTGTCTGGAAGAAATTAAAAGGATAATTTATTCGGATGATGTTTTGAAAAATGAAGTGACAGGCGTATCCCCTTTTGTCATTTCAAAGGTGATGGTGAGAAGAAAAAACATCATAGACGGAGTGCTTTTAAGAGGACACGACATGGAGACTGGGAGAGAAGTTACCGATATAGAGGAGAAAATAATCGAAGGGAATTTTCTGCGAGATCCCTTAAACGAAGGGGTGATACCTATCGTCATCGGAAACATGCTGGCTGAAAACCTTGAAGTTAATACAGGGGATGTCATCGAGATCTTTTCTGTTCTTTCGAGCACGATTACCCCCATAGGCCCTGTCCCAAAGACATACAAAGGCGAAGTTGTAGGCATAATAGACGCAGGTCTATACGAATACAACAGCTCTTGGATATTTATGAGGTTGCCAGACGCTCAAAAAATCATGAAACTCGAGAACAATGTCACCGGTTTTCAAATAGCCGTCAAGGATATGATGGAAGTGAGAAGATTGACGAGAAGACTTCAGGACAAACTGGGTTTTTCTTATTCCGTTCAAGATTGGCTCATTTTAAACAAAAACCTCTTCGCGGCTCTTAAACTGGAGAAAACGGCTATGACTCTCGTTCTTTTTATGATTATCGTCGTCGCCGCTTTCAACATTGTTTCAACGCTGATAATGATTGTAATTCAGAAAACAAGGGAGATTGGAATTTTAAGATCCATTGGGATGACGAGATTTGACGTCATGAAGATATTCGTGCTTCAGGGTACTGTCATGGGATTCATAGGAACCGCGCTTGGAGTCGCGGTCGGGCTTGTCATATGTTTCGCTCTGGGCAGGTATGAATTCCCTATAGATACCGACGTATATGTTATTTCATCGCTGCCAATCACGGTCAATCCTCTGGATGTGTTGGTAATCGCTCTATGCTCAATGGGGATATCTTTTCTTTCTGCGATATACCCGGCTTACAGAGCTTCGCGGCTGCTTCCCGTGGAGGCGTTGCGCTATGAATGA
- the prfB gene encoding peptide chain release factor 2 (programmed frameshift), whose product MTRKEIKDRVNSLGSKTENCGGFFDIPLRKEAIADTQKKLLEPGVWNDIKKARELSKKLNSDDEIVKRFEKISDDLCAVSELSESLEDEDLEEISNEIEKIEEEIGEVEMENALNGEEDRLGAIMTVHPGAGGTESCDWAGMLLKMYIKYFEKHDWKFKVIDIQEAEEAGIKDATLEIDHEGAYGFLKCERGIHRLVRISPFDANHRRHTSFVSVFVYPLADDEIEVEILEKDLKLDFFRSSGPGGQNVNKVSTAVRITHIPTGIVVQSQSERSQILNRQNAMKILKSKIYQKMLEEEQKKKSVLENQKTDIAWGHQIRSYVFTPYTQVKDHRTDFETSDVQKVMDGNIDAFIRNYLLYTGKK is encoded by the exons ATGACGAGGAAAGAAATAAAGGATAGGGTTAATTCGTTGGGATCAAAAACAGAAAAC TGCGGAGGTTTCTTTGATATACCACTTAGAAAAGAAGCTATAGCAGACACGCAGAAAAAGTTGCTCGAACCGGGAGTCTGGAACGACATAAAAAAAGCGAGGGAATTGTCTAAAAAACTAAATTCTGACGATGAGATCGTCAAAAGATTTGAAAAGATTTCAGATGATCTCTGTGCGGTTTCTGAACTCTCAGAATCTCTTGAAGATGAAGATCTTGAAGAGATATCAAACGAGATTGAAAAAATTGAAGAAGAGATAGGCGAGGTTGAAATGGAAAACGCTCTTAACGGGGAGGAGGACCGCCTCGGAGCGATAATGACCGTTCATCCCGGCGCGGGAGGCACTGAATCATGCGATTGGGCTGGAATGCTGTTGAAGATGTATATAAAGTATTTTGAAAAACATGACTGGAAATTTAAAGTAATCGACATTCAGGAAGCCGAAGAAGCGGGAATTAAAGACGCGACTCTGGAGATTGACCATGAGGGTGCGTATGGTTTTTTAAAGTGCGAAAGAGGTATCCACAGGCTGGTCAGAATATCTCCTTTTGACGCCAACCACCGAAGGCACACATCATTTGTCTCGGTTTTTGTCTATCCACTCGCCGACGACGAGATTGAGGTTGAAATATTGGAAAAAGACCTCAAACTCGATTTTTTCAGGAGTTCCGGGCCCGGAGGTCAGAATGTCAACAAAGTCAGCACTGCGGTTAGAATAACTCACATACCGACAGGAATTGTCGTTCAATCACAGAGCGAAAGAAGCCAGATCTTGAACAGACAAAACGCCATGAAAATTTTAAAATCGAAAATTTATCAAAAAATGCTTGAAGAGGAGCAGAAAAAAAAATCTGTTCTCGAAAACCAGAAAACTGATATAGCCTGGGGGCATCAGATTAGAAGTTACGTTTTTACTCCCTACACTCAGGTAAAAGACCACAGGACAGATTTTGAGACTTCGGATGTTCAAAAAGTAATGGACGGAAACATAGACGCTTTTATTAGGAATTACCTGCTCTATACGGGCAAAAAATAA
- the lysS gene encoding lysine--tRNA ligase encodes MSSEYDIRVEKREELIRSGHDPYPYSFNKNREVKEVLENFEDLAEEIISLAGRIVSMRGHGKSVFSHLSDSSGSMQLYFQLDSLGEESFDLVKKIDIGDFVGVEGTLMTTKTGEKTLRVKTWRFLAKALMNLPEKYHGLKDPETRYRQRYLDFISNPESRRKIEARSRIVRTVRRKLDSLGFLEVETPVLQPVYGGAFAEPFVTKYNSLGADFYLRVSNELYLKRLLIGGFEKVYEFAKDFRNEGMDKDHNPEFTQVEAYWAYVDYHEMMKLTEDIFRETCVELHGEPFLKIRGEELDFSKPWKRVDYFGSLEDAAGIKLRNLPKEDLIQICTEKGIDTDRKNHRGKIIDALFSGLVQPYLIQPSFVMDHPLEISPLAKTHRKDPSLVERFEPIVLGMELGNSFSELNDPIEQRKRLEYQNELRKSGEKEYEPIDEDFLLAMSYGMPPAGGLGLGIDRMAMLFTASDSIREVITFPQLKPLQTEQGE; translated from the coding sequence TTGAGCAGCGAATATGACATAAGAGTCGAAAAGAGAGAAGAACTCATCAGGTCTGGTCATGATCCATACCCTTATAGTTTCAATAAAAACAGGGAAGTAAAAGAAGTTTTGGAAAATTTCGAAGACCTCGCTGAAGAAATCATTTCTCTTGCGGGAAGGATAGTTTCGATGAGGGGACACGGTAAAAGTGTCTTTTCGCATTTAAGCGATTCTTCCGGGTCGATGCAACTGTATTTTCAGCTCGATTCTCTAGGCGAAGAAAGTTTCGACCTGGTAAAAAAAATCGACATAGGAGATTTTGTAGGCGTGGAGGGAACATTGATGACGACAAAAACCGGCGAAAAAACTTTAAGGGTGAAGACCTGGCGTTTTTTGGCGAAAGCCCTTATGAATTTACCGGAAAAGTACCACGGCCTGAAAGATCCGGAGACAAGATACAGACAGAGGTACCTGGATTTCATATCAAACCCCGAGTCGAGACGGAAAATTGAAGCCAGAAGCAGAATTGTCAGGACTGTGAGGAGAAAGCTGGACTCGCTCGGTTTTTTGGAAGTCGAGACGCCTGTTCTTCAGCCTGTTTACGGAGGCGCTTTCGCGGAACCCTTTGTTACAAAGTACAATTCTTTAGGAGCGGATTTCTACCTAAGAGTCTCCAACGAACTCTACCTGAAGAGGCTTCTCATCGGCGGCTTTGAAAAGGTATATGAATTCGCCAAAGATTTCAGAAACGAGGGAATGGACAAAGACCACAATCCAGAGTTCACGCAAGTAGAAGCCTACTGGGCTTACGTGGATTACCATGAAATGATGAAATTGACTGAAGACATATTCAGGGAAACGTGCGTTGAACTGCACGGAGAACCTTTTCTTAAAATCAGGGGCGAAGAGCTGGATTTTTCAAAGCCGTGGAAAAGGGTTGACTATTTCGGTTCCCTCGAAGACGCCGCAGGTATAAAACTTAGGAATCTTCCAAAAGAAGACTTAATTCAAATCTGCACAGAAAAGGGGATAGATACCGACAGGAAAAATCATAGGGGAAAAATTATCGACGCGCTTTTTTCTGGACTCGTACAGCCATATCTGATACAGCCTTCCTTCGTGATGGACCATCCCTTGGAGATATCTCCTCTTGCTAAAACTCACAGGAAAGATCCTTCTCTTGTTGAGAGATTTGAACCCATCGTTCTCGGAATGGAACTCGGCAACAGTTTTTCCGAGTTAAACGACCCGATAGAGCAGAGAAAAAGACTTGAGTACCAGAACGAGCTCAGGAAGTCCGGAGAAAAGGAATACGAACCGATCGACGAGGATTTTCTTCTAGCAATGTCATACGGAATGCCCCCCGCTGGAGGTTTGGGTCTGGGAATTGACAGGATGGCAATGCTCTTTACCGCTTCGGACAGCATAAGAGAAGTTATAACTTTTCCTCAATTGAAACCTCTGCAGACCGAGCAAGGAGAATAG